CCCCGAGGAGCCATGGCGTTGCCGGCGGCCACCGCCGAATAGCCGAGCAGCGTCTGCAACATCACCGGCATGATGACCAGGCTGCCGTAGAGGACGAATCCGAGCAGCGTCATCAGCAGCACGCCGGCCGTGAATGTGCGCTCCTTGAAAATCCGGAAGTCGACGACGGGGTTGGAGACCAGCAGTTCGCGGATGATCAGGCCGATCAACCCCGCTGCTGCGACGACCAGCAGCACGACGATCCAACTCGAGGAGAGCCAATCCTCCTTCTGGCCTTGATCGAGCGCGATCTGAAGCGCCGCGATCCCGATCCCGAGCAGCGTCAGGCCCCACCAGTCCACGCGCGACGACAGCCGGCGGATGTACGGCGGGTCGAAGATAAACGCCTCGACCATGAAGAAGGCCGCAACGCCAACCGGCACGTTGATATAGAAGACCCATCGCCAGCTGAGATTCTCGGTGAGCCATCCGCCAAGCAGCGGTCCCAGAATCGGCGCGACGACGATGCCGATCCCCCAGAAGGCCATGGCTTGTCCGCGCTTCCGGGGGGGGAACGCCTCCAGCATGATGGCCTGTGACAACGGCTGCATCACGCCGCCGGTCGCTCCCTGGATGATGCGGCAGGCAATCAGGAAGCCGAGCGACTGCGCGAGCCCACAGAGCACCGACGTGACCGTGAAGCCGACCACCGACAGCAGCAGCAGCCGCTTGCGCCCGAAGAAGCTGGCCAGCCAGCCCGTGATGGGCAGGATCACGGCGTTGGCGGCCAGGTACGTCGTCAGCGCCCAGGTGGATTCCTCAATGCTGGCCGACAGACTGCCCGCGATGTGGGGCAGCGACACGTTGACGACCGTGCTGTCGAGCACGACCATGAACGTGCCGGCCATCACCGCCAATGCCTGGAGCCAGGGATGGACATCGCCGCCGTCGCCGCTGGAGCCGGCGCCACCCTGGAACGACGCAGTCGGGGAATCGACGCTCATCGGGGTCAGCGCTTCGACTCGCGGTTACGGTTGCGCATCGTGTGAGGCGATCCTGTCATAAACGCTCGCTCAGCACTGAGTCCTGAGGGAATATGTTCGACGCCCACGTCATGCATCGAACGATTCAGCGAGTCAAGATCGTTGCGGTGACCGACATGCCCGGTCGCAGCACGCGATCGGGCGTGGGGGGCTGGTCGAGCAGAATCTTTACCGGAATTCGCTGCACGACCTTGACGAAATTGCCCGTGGCATTCTCGGGAGGC
This window of the Acidobacteriota bacterium genome carries:
- a CDS encoding DHA2 family efflux MFS transporter permease subunit, yielding MSVDSPTASFQGGAGSSGDGGDVHPWLQALAVMAGTFMVVLDSTVVNVSLPHIAGSLSASIEESTWALTTYLAANAVILPITGWLASFFGRKRLLLLSVVGFTVTSVLCGLAQSLGFLIACRIIQGATGGVMQPLSQAIMLEAFPPRKRGQAMAFWGIGIVVAPILGPLLGGWLTENLSWRWVFYINVPVGVAAFFMVEAFIFDPPYIRRLSSRVDWWGLTLLGIGIAALQIALDQGQKEDWLSSSWIVVLLVVAAAGLIGLIIRELLVSNPVVDFRIFKERTFTAGVLLMTLLGFVLYGSLVIMPVMLQTLLGYSAVAAGNAMAPRGVGTLLVMPFVGILIGRLDPRKILAAGFILTGVTFFWLGQLNMDVGYWDIFWPQVFQGVGLGMLFTPLATVSMDRISREHMGNATSLFNLMRNIGGGVGIAVVQTLLARQRQTHTSVLVAHVTGYDVGSQQFLAGLTSAFVARGSDAATAVQRSYGAAFGMVQRQAAMMAFIDIFWIMGLVFIALLPLILLMRRPAHHGPGPIAAPE